DNA sequence from the Scophthalmus maximus strain ysfricsl-2021 chromosome 1, ASM2237912v1, whole genome shotgun sequence genome:
AAGTAATAAGTTAGTTTGAATAAAACTGACATGGAGCCCCAAAAGGAAAAGCCCTAATTGTTTTATGCTGATGTTGCACAATATTCAATACTCGCCAGGTTGTTGTTAAAGCAGTCGATCACACCGAATATATCAGGTTTTCCAAAGAAATGTGAACGTTGAGGTTGTAAAGATATCGATGTTCCTCTTTCCTGTTTTCATATCCCTTTTTCACTCTGCTCTTGtgttcctccacctccttctgaTATTGGTTATTTAGAGTCACATGTGAATGACATACTATGAAAGGGTTACTTTTGTTGGATAAACAGGACAAATTGTGGAGTTTAATTCTACAGAAAGGGGCAAATAAATTATAGCAGCATTTGGTCCTCACGAGTAAAGGCTGCATTAACACAGACGGGATATTACTGAAATAGCCCTTGTTCATTTTCTCTAATAAACATTCACCCATTATTTGACCTAAATTTCCCATTCAACCTCTTTGAAGAAGGTATTCCAAACGCTGGCTGTGGTCCAAGAAACAGCACTTGCAAATATCCATTAATATCCTCATCCTCGTATAATCTCTTTTTGCGTAATCAGAAAAGTAactgcctctggcggctcttctggcagtgtatgaatgtgatagaaaaaagtgCATTACAGTCCATTAATTGCTAAATATCTTACGGTACTTTAAGTTAAACCTGATCGCATAATTTTGCCTTGACGGCCTTACCTGTTCAAATGGATGTTGCCCAACTGACCTTGCCAAATCAGGCGGCTTCGTTGTACTGTGACCATCTCAGAGACGTGCCTAATCAGAATGAGGAAGGCGGGTACGACCCATTCTTCTCTTTCCATTCTCAGTTCCAGTTTATCACAATCACAcgtccaaaaaaaatccatgtaaAAAGTCCCAACATAATTCCACAACGTTTTATTGAAATACCGTTGCTTGAATGCATTagcatttcaaacacacacaaaaaaacagtattcagttacaatgacatttaaaataataatatgggTAAATTCACCACAATTAACTTGTTGAGTTATTGTAAGGGAGAAGTCATTTCTGCTGTGAATCTCAGCATTTCcttcttcatgtgtttgttgcAATTTCAACACAGTGAGTCGCTGTTTAACTTAGCATGAAAGACGAGGTTCAGTGTAGACTCCGTAGACTGGCATACAGGGACATTCAAAATGGCAGTCTCTGatttgttaaaatatgtattttagaTATATAGTATAAAAATACTGAGTAAAATAGTCAAACAAAATTGAAGTTCACTCATTATCTGGCTGTTATTCTTACACTGTAAACGTTGTTCTACTCTACATACTTTCTATTTGTACAATGCCTTGCAAAAACCGTACATAAGTATTCCAATAAAGCAAACTGGAATTTGAAATTAAGAAATGTCGGCTTGTGCTCTCGGCTTGTGATTTGGAATTCAGCTGAGCGTCCTTTCTTTTTATCCTCTCATCTTCTGCTCCCGTGCCATTTGACACAGTccacacagaggcaggcaggcCATGACAACCCAGTCATCACACACCGAGCCCTGGGGAAAAAAGCATAGGTGGAATAAACTACTGACAATCATCATTATCTCGTGCAAAAATGAAGGTTTGTTCGGGGTGAGAGGCACACTTACTTGAATGTGGTATCTGCTACGCATGCTTGTCCTTAGAGCAATCATGGCACCGGGAAGGAAGGGCACGCAGCAGCTGTCCCCATTGTCCTGAGCCACTTTACAGCCGAGGATACACGGGATGAATGTTGCACAAAGACCTGGAGGCGAAAGACACAGTGTCACACTGGAGTTCATCTCGCAGTGTTGGTTGAATTCTGCTTGTGTGCGTCAAGTCCCGTACAGATTCCACAGTCGTCGCAGCAGTCGCACACATTTGAACTCCAATCTGATAATCCGGAGGACACCGTGTACTGTGTGCCCTGAGGCTGCAAGTTTATCACATTAGACTGGAACGCCATCGCTGCAGTTGGGAGAAAGGGAATTTGAGGAAGtcacaatatttaaatatttgatatttgaacaTTCTCTTGCCC
Encoded proteins:
- the cnfn gene encoding cornifelin homolog codes for the protein MAFQSNVINLQPQGTQYTVSSGLSDWSSNVCDCCDDCGICLCATFIPCILGCKVAQDNGDSCCVPFLPGAMIALRTSMRSRYHIQGSVCDDWVVMACLPLCGLCQMAREQKMRG